In Amia ocellicauda isolate fAmiCal2 chromosome 7, fAmiCal2.hap1, whole genome shotgun sequence, one genomic interval encodes:
- the erbb3a gene encoding receptor tyrosine-protein kinase erbB-3a isoform X3, which translates to MALGRQVLVLCLALLWGGQQAVAQSQEVSVCSGTQNSLSTSGGPERHYDTMRALYTGCEIVMGNLEITSMDHNRNFSFLRSIREVTGYILIAVNEFTSLPLDRLRVIRGNVLYDDEFALTIFFNYQKDGQHGLRDLGLTHLTEIMKGGILIMNNTFLSYPQKVNWLDIVRNSSANITIKNNGPILSCDKACGEHCWGPTEMDCQILTKTVCAPQCNGRCFGTDPSECCHIECAGGCTGSQDTDCFACSHFNDSGACVPQCPQTLIYNKQTFQLEPNPSAKYQYGSICVSQCPLNYVVDGSSCVRGCPSDKTEVTKNGVKQCEPCKGLCPKACQGTGSPSRQTVDSTNIDSFINCTKIQGSLHFLTTGINGDPFHNISALDPEKLKVFQTVREITDYLSIQSWPAGLSDLSVFSNLTTIQGRSLYKGFSLLVMKQPSLTSLGLRSLRQISDGSLYISDNPLLCYYNTVDWARLLPHPQGTRRQDIKDIKNNCPPKKCKREGRLCDALCSDAGCWGPGPSQCLSCRNYSRDGTCFAHCNFITGSPREFASQSGECTPCHPECRILEGQPSCHGPGADECEVCAQKKDGPHCVPSCPKGVMGAKGLIYKYSDSNERCEPCHTNCTQGCTGPELSDCLGMDRSVSSLLTTGLVLGVLVGLLLLCGCFAVALLYRRGRAIRQKRAMRRYLQSGESFDPLDVGEKGLKARILSAPELRKIKLLGSGIFGTVHKGVWMPQGDSVKIPVAIKTIQDRTGRQSFTEITDHMLAIGSLDHPYIVRLLGICPGASLQLVSQLNLQGSLLEHIRRRRDTLDPQRLLNWCVQIAKGMYYLEEHRMVHRNLAARNVLLKTDYIVQIADYGIADLLYPDDKKYCYNEVKTPIKWMALESILFRRYTHQSDVWSYGVTVWEMMSFGAEPYTAMRPQEVPDLLEKGERLAQPHICTIDVYMVMVKCWMIDENVRPTFKELANEFTRMARDPPRYLVIKADSSLEAPPPDEPLQKGVELEDMGAEIEDPADEGLEDDLGAGSMYLSPPRSHSRIRTDSHRSGMVQSGTAGYLPMTPGLGDPPRQQLWPSRSRLNSARTVSECSEGRGTGLDLELGEGLSLTGSLRRGRRRDDSAYHSQRLSLTTPAEPLGGVGAGSEDDDPDDGYVLPGAADPLEKGCQLSFSLSHNGPLSRGWGSRGPLSSGDPDSEEYEYMNKQTRLLPLSIRRSTSEPSQECLELRTTRKQLHPASPMCPSPVGCNSTLPPAEDARETPKPPHSPDYSVMERAVGADSESTEQMVSSGPSCSDAQLPVQDEGVWKRRRSLGRTGDNVPHEGDREEQQQQEEVEYEYMDIRSASLRHSNPVSATRRREEKTAVTGTGEEEGKKEKDQAGEEEGKGEEGEEEVGEGNGDGGREDDYQYMNKQPKLRKSLQGVRGQGGRSPGSSGGKQVGDLYEYEEMDALVVAPGGGGPVEYQNLLEEEEEEEEEEEGWRGGRGGIGGGFVKVRAGGGVERGGDCSFDNPDYWHSRLFLKPDAVRT; encoded by the exons TATCGGTGTGCTCCGGTACCCAGAATTCCCTGAGTACATCTGGGGGCCCTGAGCGTCACTATGACACCATGAGGGCCCTGTACACAGGCTGTGAGATCGTCATGGGCAACCTGGAGATCACCAGCATGGACCACAACCGCAATTTCAGCTTTCTCCGG TCCATCCGGGAGGTGACTGGATACATCCTGATTGCTGTCAACGAGTTCACGTCTCTGCCACTGGACCGCCTTCGAGTGATCCGGGGCAACGTCCTGTACGATGACGAGTTCGCCCTCACcatcttcttcaactaccagaAGGATGGGCAGCACGGGCTGAGGGACCTGGGGCTCACACACCTGACAG AGATCATGAAGGGAGGGATCTTGATCATGAATAACACATTCCTGAGTTACCCCCAGAAGGTGAACTGGCTGGACATAGTCAGAAACTCCAGCGCTAACATCACCATAAAGAACAACGGACcaatct TGTCCTGTGATAAGGCATGTGGGGAGCACTGCTGGGGCCCTACTGAGATGGACTGTCAGATCT TGACGAAGACGGTGTGTGCCCCTCAGTGCAATGGCCGCTGTTTTGGCACAGACCCCAGTGAGTGCTGCCACATCGAATGTGCAGGGGGCTGCACGGGCTCCCAGGACACAGACTGCTTT GCCTGCAGCCACTTCAATGACTCGGGGGCCTGTGTGCCACAGTGCCCCCAGACCCTCATCTACAACAAGCAGACTTTTCAGCTGGAGCCCAACCCCAGCGCCAAGTACCAGTACGGATCCATCTGTGTCTCCCAGTGCCCCC tgaactATGTTGTGGATGGGAGTTCCTGTGTGCGCGGCTGCCCCTCTGACAAGACCGAGGTGACCAAGAATGGGGTCAAGCAGTGTGAGCCCTGCAAGGGACTGTGCCCCAAAG cctGTCAGGGCACTGGGTCTCCAAGCAGACAAACAGTGGACTCCACCAACATTGACAGCTTCATCAACTGCACCAAGATCCAGGGCAGTCTCCACTTCCTCACCACAGGCATCAACGG TGACCCCTTTCACAACATCTCCGCTCTGGATCCAGAGAAACTGAAAGTCTTCCAGACTGTGCGTGAGATTACAG ATTACCTCAGTATCCAGTCGTGGCCGGCGGGGCTGTCTGACCTTAGCGTGTTCTCCAACCTCACCACCATCCAGGGCCGCTCCCTGTACAA gggTTTCTCTCTGCTGGTGATGAAGCAGCCATCCCTGACGTCTCTGGGGCTGCGCTCTCTGCGCCAGATCAGCGATGGCAGCTTGTATATCAGTGACAACCCCCTCCTGTGCTACTACAACACGGTGGACTGGGCCCGCCTGCTGCCCCACCCCCAGGGCACGCGTCGCCAGGACATCAAGGACATCAAGAATAACTGCCCCCCTAAGAAGTGTA AGAGGGAGGGGCGGCTGTGTGATGCTCTGTGCTCGGACGCTGGCTGCTGGGGGCCCGGGCCCAGTCAGTGTCTGTCCTGCCGTAACTACAGCCGAGACGGAACCTGCTTCGCTCACTGCAACTTCATCACTGG cTCTCCGCGGGAATTTGCCTCTCAGTCGGGGGAGTGTACCCCTTGCCACCCGGAGTGCCGGATCCTGGAGGGCCAGCCCAGCTGCCATGGCCCG ggagcAGACGAATGTGAAGTGTGTGCACAGAAGAAGGACGGTCCCCACTGTGTGCCCTCCTGCCCCAAAGGGGTGATGGGTGCCAAGGGCCTGATCTATAAATACTCAGACTCGAATGAGCGCTGTGAGCCCTGCCACACCAACTGCACCCAGGG GTGTACTGGCCCTGAGCTCAGTGACTGTCTGGGGATGGACCGTTCTGTATCCAG TCTCCTGACCACAGGCCTGGTGCTGGGGGTGCTGGTgggcttgctgctgctgtgcggCTGCTTCGCTGTGGCACTGCTGTACCGCAGGGGCCGGGCCATCCGTCAGAAGAGAGCCATGAGGAGATACCTGCAGAGCGGAGag agTTTTGACCCTCTGGATGTGGGTGAGAAGGGGCTGAAGGCACGGATCCTGTCAGCTCCAGAGTTGCGCAAGATCAAGCTGCTGGGGTCCGGAATCTTCGGCACCGTGCATAAG GGGGTGTGGATGCCACAGGGAGACTCAGTAAAGATCCCAGTGGCCATAAAGACCATCCAGGACCGCACCGGCCGACAGTCCTTCACTGAAATCACAGAT CACATGCTGGCAATAGGCAGTCTGGACCACCCTTACATTGTGCGGCTCTTAGGTATCTGCCCGGGTGCCAGTCTGCAATTAGTGTCCCAGCTTAACCTGCAGGGGTCCTTGCTGGAGCACATCAGGCGGCGCAGGGACACCCTGGACCCCCAGAGGCTGCTCAACTGGTGTGTGCAGATTGCCAAG GGGATGTACTACCTGGAGGAGCACCGAATGGTCCACAGGAACCTCGCTGCACGCAATGTGTTACTGAAGACAGATTACATTGTGCAGATCGCCGACTATGGCATCGCAGACCTGCTCTACCCCGACGACAAGAAATACTGCTATAATGAGGTCAAG acGCCCATTAAGTGGATGGCGCTGGAGAGCATCCTATTCCGCAGATATACCCACCAGAGCGACGTCTGGAGCTATG GTGTCACGGTGTGGGAGATGATGTCATTTGGGGCGGAGCCCTACACTGCCATGCGACCACAGGAAGTGCCAGACCTGCTGGAGAAGGGCGAGCGGCTTGCACAGCCACACATCTGCACCATCGATGTGTACATGGTCATGGTCAAAT GCTGGATGATTGATGAGAATGTCCGGCCCACGTTCAAAGAGCTGGCCAATGAATTCACACGGATGGCCAGGGACCCGCCCCGCTACCTCGTCAtcaag GCAGATAGCAGCCTCGAGGCCCCCCCCCCAGATGAGCCACTGCAGAAGGGGGTGGAGTTGGAAGACATGGGGGCAGAGATAGAGGACCCAGCAGATGAGGGTCTGGAGGACGACCTGGGCGCAGGCAGTATGTACCTGTCACCGCCCCGCTCCCACAGCCGCATCAGGACAGACTCCCACCGG agtggAATGGTACAGTCCGGAACAGCTGGGTACCTGCCCATGACCCCTGGCCTGGGAGACCCCCCTCGGCAG CAGCTGTGGCCCTCCCGCTCCCGGCTGAACTCGGCGCGGACGGTGTCAGAGTGCTCGGAGGGGCGGGGTACCGGGCTGGACCTGGAACTGGGAGAAGGCCTGTCGTTGACTGGCAGCCTGCGCAGGGGGCGGCGCCGGGACGACAGCGCCTACCACTCCCAGCGCCTCAGCCTGACCACACCCGCTGAGCCCCTCGGTGGAGTAGGGGCAGGCAGCGAGGACGATGACCCCGACGATGGATATGTCCTTCCTGGGGCTGCTGACCCCCTCGAGAAAG GCTGCCAGCTCTCATTCTCTCTATCCCATAATGGCCCCCTCTCCCGAGGCTGGGGTTCCCGCGGCCCCCTGTCGAGTGGGGACCCCGACAGTGAGGAGTATGAGTACATGAACAAACAGACCCGCCTGCTGCCCTTGTCTATCAGGCGCAGTACCTCCGAGCCATCACAGGAGTGTTTAGAATTGAGGACGACCAGAAAGCAGCTGCACCCTGCCTCACCCATGTGCCCGTCCCCAGTAGGCTGTAATTCCACTTTGCCACCAGCAGAGGACGCCAGGGAGACACCGAAACCCCCACACTCCCCAGACTACAGTGTCATGGAGAGGGCAGTAGGGGCTGACAGCGAGTCCACGGAGCAGATGGTCTCCTCTGGCCCTAGCTGCAGTGATGCACAGCTGCCAGTACAGGACGAAGGAGTCTGGAAAAGGAGGCGCTCTCTGGGACGCACTGGCGACAACGTGCCACATGAGGGCGACAGAGaggaacagcagcagcaagaggaGGTGGAGTACGAATACATGGACATCCGCAGTGCGAGTCTGCGCCACAGCAATCCTGTCAGCGCCActaggaggagggaggagaaaacTGCAGTGACTGGGactggggaggaggagggaaagaaggagaaggaccaagcaggagaggaagaaggaaagggagaggagggggaggaggaggtgggggaaGGGAATGGGGATGGGGGTAGGGAGGATGATTACCAGTACATGAACAAGCAGCCCAAGCTGAGAAAGTCTCTGCAGGGAGTGAGAGGGCAGGGGGGCAGGTCCCCGGGTTCGAGTGGCGGGAAGCAGGTTGGCGATCTGTATGAGTATGAAGAGATGGACGCTTTGGTCGTTGCGCCTGGGGGCGGGGGGCCTGTAGAGTACCAGAATCTcctggaggaggaagaggaggaggaggaggaggaggagggatggAGGGGTGGCAGGGGGGGCATAGGGGGTGGGTTTGTGAAGGTACGGGCTGGTGGGGGGGTCGAACGTGGGGGCGACTGCTCCTTCGACAACCCGGACTACTGGCACAGCCGTCTCTTCTTAAAACCCGATGCAGTACGCACCtga
- the erbb3a gene encoding receptor tyrosine-protein kinase erbB-3a isoform X2, whose amino-acid sequence MALGRQVLVLCLALLWGGQQAVAQSQEVSVCSGTQNSLSTSGGPERHYDTMRALYTGCEIVMGNLEITSMDHNRNFSFLRSIREVTGYILIAVNEFTSLPLDRLRVIRGNVLYDDEFALTIFFNYQKDGQHGLRDLGLTHLTEIMKGGILIMNNTFLSYPQKVNWLDIVRNSSANITIKNNGPILSCDKACGEHCWGPTEMDCQILTKTVCAPQCNGRCFGTDPSECCHIECAGGCTGSQDTDCFACSHFNDSGACVPQCPQTLIYNKQTFQLEPNPSAKYQYGSICVSQCPLNYVVDGSSCVRGCPSDKTEVTKNGVKQCEPCKGLCPKACQGTGSPSRQTVDSTNIDSFINCTKIQGSLHFLTTGINGDPFHNISALDPEKLKVFQTVREITDYLSIQSWPAGLSDLSVFSNLTTIQGRSLYKGISSRRGFSLLVMKQPSLTSLGLRSLRQISDGSLYISDNPLLCYYNTVDWARLLPHPQGTRRQDIKDIKNNCPPKKCKREGRLCDALCSDAGCWGPGPSQCLSCRNYSRDGTCFAHCNFITGSPREFASQSGECTPCHPECRILEGQPSCHGPGADECEVCAQKKDGPHCVPSCPKGVMGAKGLIYKYSDSNERCEPCHTNCTQGCTGPELSDCLGMDRSVSSLLTTGLVLGVLVGLLLLCGCFAVALLYRRGRAIRQKRAMRRYLQSGESFDPLDVGEKGLKARILSAPELRKIKLLGSGIFGTVHKGVWMPQGDSVKIPVAIKTIQDRTGRQSFTEITDHMLAIGSLDHPYIVRLLGICPGASLQLVSQLNLQGSLLEHIRRRRDTLDPQRLLNWCVQIAKGMYYLEEHRMVHRNLAARNVLLKTDYIVQIADYGIADLLYPDDKKYCYNEVKTPIKWMALESILFRRYTHQSDVWSYGVTVWEMMSFGAEPYTAMRPQEVPDLLEKGERLAQPHICTIDVYMVMVKCWMIDENVRPTFKELANEFTRMARDPPRYLVIKADSSLEAPPPDEPLQKGVELEDMGAEIEDPADEGLEDDLGAGSMYLSPPRSHSRIRTDSHRSGMVQSGTAGYLPMTPGLGDPPRQLWPSRSRLNSARTVSECSEGRGTGLDLELGEGLSLTGSLRRGRRRDDSAYHSQRLSLTTPAEPLGGVGAGSEDDDPDDGYVLPGAADPLEKGCQLSFSLSHNGPLSRGWGSRGPLSSGDPDSEEYEYMNKQTRLLPLSIRRSTSEPSQECLELRTTRKQLHPASPMCPSPVGCNSTLPPAEDARETPKPPHSPDYSVMERAVGADSESTEQMVSSGPSCSDAQLPVQDEGVWKRRRSLGRTGDNVPHEGDREEQQQQEEVEYEYMDIRSASLRHSNPVSATRRREEKTAVTGTGEEEGKKEKDQAGEEEGKGEEGEEEVGEGNGDGGREDDYQYMNKQPKLRKSLQGVRGQGGRSPGSSGGKQVGDLYEYEEMDALVVAPGGGGPVEYQNLLEEEEEEEEEEEGWRGGRGGIGGGFVKVRAGGGVERGGDCSFDNPDYWHSRLFLKPDAVRT is encoded by the exons TATCGGTGTGCTCCGGTACCCAGAATTCCCTGAGTACATCTGGGGGCCCTGAGCGTCACTATGACACCATGAGGGCCCTGTACACAGGCTGTGAGATCGTCATGGGCAACCTGGAGATCACCAGCATGGACCACAACCGCAATTTCAGCTTTCTCCGG TCCATCCGGGAGGTGACTGGATACATCCTGATTGCTGTCAACGAGTTCACGTCTCTGCCACTGGACCGCCTTCGAGTGATCCGGGGCAACGTCCTGTACGATGACGAGTTCGCCCTCACcatcttcttcaactaccagaAGGATGGGCAGCACGGGCTGAGGGACCTGGGGCTCACACACCTGACAG AGATCATGAAGGGAGGGATCTTGATCATGAATAACACATTCCTGAGTTACCCCCAGAAGGTGAACTGGCTGGACATAGTCAGAAACTCCAGCGCTAACATCACCATAAAGAACAACGGACcaatct TGTCCTGTGATAAGGCATGTGGGGAGCACTGCTGGGGCCCTACTGAGATGGACTGTCAGATCT TGACGAAGACGGTGTGTGCCCCTCAGTGCAATGGCCGCTGTTTTGGCACAGACCCCAGTGAGTGCTGCCACATCGAATGTGCAGGGGGCTGCACGGGCTCCCAGGACACAGACTGCTTT GCCTGCAGCCACTTCAATGACTCGGGGGCCTGTGTGCCACAGTGCCCCCAGACCCTCATCTACAACAAGCAGACTTTTCAGCTGGAGCCCAACCCCAGCGCCAAGTACCAGTACGGATCCATCTGTGTCTCCCAGTGCCCCC tgaactATGTTGTGGATGGGAGTTCCTGTGTGCGCGGCTGCCCCTCTGACAAGACCGAGGTGACCAAGAATGGGGTCAAGCAGTGTGAGCCCTGCAAGGGACTGTGCCCCAAAG cctGTCAGGGCACTGGGTCTCCAAGCAGACAAACAGTGGACTCCACCAACATTGACAGCTTCATCAACTGCACCAAGATCCAGGGCAGTCTCCACTTCCTCACCACAGGCATCAACGG TGACCCCTTTCACAACATCTCCGCTCTGGATCCAGAGAAACTGAAAGTCTTCCAGACTGTGCGTGAGATTACAG ATTACCTCAGTATCCAGTCGTGGCCGGCGGGGCTGTCTGACCTTAGCGTGTTCTCCAACCTCACCACCATCCAGGGCCGCTCCCTGTACAA AGGAATCAGTTCAAGGAG gggTTTCTCTCTGCTGGTGATGAAGCAGCCATCCCTGACGTCTCTGGGGCTGCGCTCTCTGCGCCAGATCAGCGATGGCAGCTTGTATATCAGTGACAACCCCCTCCTGTGCTACTACAACACGGTGGACTGGGCCCGCCTGCTGCCCCACCCCCAGGGCACGCGTCGCCAGGACATCAAGGACATCAAGAATAACTGCCCCCCTAAGAAGTGTA AGAGGGAGGGGCGGCTGTGTGATGCTCTGTGCTCGGACGCTGGCTGCTGGGGGCCCGGGCCCAGTCAGTGTCTGTCCTGCCGTAACTACAGCCGAGACGGAACCTGCTTCGCTCACTGCAACTTCATCACTGG cTCTCCGCGGGAATTTGCCTCTCAGTCGGGGGAGTGTACCCCTTGCCACCCGGAGTGCCGGATCCTGGAGGGCCAGCCCAGCTGCCATGGCCCG ggagcAGACGAATGTGAAGTGTGTGCACAGAAGAAGGACGGTCCCCACTGTGTGCCCTCCTGCCCCAAAGGGGTGATGGGTGCCAAGGGCCTGATCTATAAATACTCAGACTCGAATGAGCGCTGTGAGCCCTGCCACACCAACTGCACCCAGGG GTGTACTGGCCCTGAGCTCAGTGACTGTCTGGGGATGGACCGTTCTGTATCCAG TCTCCTGACCACAGGCCTGGTGCTGGGGGTGCTGGTgggcttgctgctgctgtgcggCTGCTTCGCTGTGGCACTGCTGTACCGCAGGGGCCGGGCCATCCGTCAGAAGAGAGCCATGAGGAGATACCTGCAGAGCGGAGag agTTTTGACCCTCTGGATGTGGGTGAGAAGGGGCTGAAGGCACGGATCCTGTCAGCTCCAGAGTTGCGCAAGATCAAGCTGCTGGGGTCCGGAATCTTCGGCACCGTGCATAAG GGGGTGTGGATGCCACAGGGAGACTCAGTAAAGATCCCAGTGGCCATAAAGACCATCCAGGACCGCACCGGCCGACAGTCCTTCACTGAAATCACAGAT CACATGCTGGCAATAGGCAGTCTGGACCACCCTTACATTGTGCGGCTCTTAGGTATCTGCCCGGGTGCCAGTCTGCAATTAGTGTCCCAGCTTAACCTGCAGGGGTCCTTGCTGGAGCACATCAGGCGGCGCAGGGACACCCTGGACCCCCAGAGGCTGCTCAACTGGTGTGTGCAGATTGCCAAG GGGATGTACTACCTGGAGGAGCACCGAATGGTCCACAGGAACCTCGCTGCACGCAATGTGTTACTGAAGACAGATTACATTGTGCAGATCGCCGACTATGGCATCGCAGACCTGCTCTACCCCGACGACAAGAAATACTGCTATAATGAGGTCAAG acGCCCATTAAGTGGATGGCGCTGGAGAGCATCCTATTCCGCAGATATACCCACCAGAGCGACGTCTGGAGCTATG GTGTCACGGTGTGGGAGATGATGTCATTTGGGGCGGAGCCCTACACTGCCATGCGACCACAGGAAGTGCCAGACCTGCTGGAGAAGGGCGAGCGGCTTGCACAGCCACACATCTGCACCATCGATGTGTACATGGTCATGGTCAAAT GCTGGATGATTGATGAGAATGTCCGGCCCACGTTCAAAGAGCTGGCCAATGAATTCACACGGATGGCCAGGGACCCGCCCCGCTACCTCGTCAtcaag GCAGATAGCAGCCTCGAGGCCCCCCCCCCAGATGAGCCACTGCAGAAGGGGGTGGAGTTGGAAGACATGGGGGCAGAGATAGAGGACCCAGCAGATGAGGGTCTGGAGGACGACCTGGGCGCAGGCAGTATGTACCTGTCACCGCCCCGCTCCCACAGCCGCATCAGGACAGACTCCCACCGG agtggAATGGTACAGTCCGGAACAGCTGGGTACCTGCCCATGACCCCTGGCCTGGGAGACCCCCCTCGGCAG CTGTGGCCCTCCCGCTCCCGGCTGAACTCGGCGCGGACGGTGTCAGAGTGCTCGGAGGGGCGGGGTACCGGGCTGGACCTGGAACTGGGAGAAGGCCTGTCGTTGACTGGCAGCCTGCGCAGGGGGCGGCGCCGGGACGACAGCGCCTACCACTCCCAGCGCCTCAGCCTGACCACACCCGCTGAGCCCCTCGGTGGAGTAGGGGCAGGCAGCGAGGACGATGACCCCGACGATGGATATGTCCTTCCTGGGGCTGCTGACCCCCTCGAGAAAG GCTGCCAGCTCTCATTCTCTCTATCCCATAATGGCCCCCTCTCCCGAGGCTGGGGTTCCCGCGGCCCCCTGTCGAGTGGGGACCCCGACAGTGAGGAGTATGAGTACATGAACAAACAGACCCGCCTGCTGCCCTTGTCTATCAGGCGCAGTACCTCCGAGCCATCACAGGAGTGTTTAGAATTGAGGACGACCAGAAAGCAGCTGCACCCTGCCTCACCCATGTGCCCGTCCCCAGTAGGCTGTAATTCCACTTTGCCACCAGCAGAGGACGCCAGGGAGACACCGAAACCCCCACACTCCCCAGACTACAGTGTCATGGAGAGGGCAGTAGGGGCTGACAGCGAGTCCACGGAGCAGATGGTCTCCTCTGGCCCTAGCTGCAGTGATGCACAGCTGCCAGTACAGGACGAAGGAGTCTGGAAAAGGAGGCGCTCTCTGGGACGCACTGGCGACAACGTGCCACATGAGGGCGACAGAGaggaacagcagcagcaagaggaGGTGGAGTACGAATACATGGACATCCGCAGTGCGAGTCTGCGCCACAGCAATCCTGTCAGCGCCActaggaggagggaggagaaaacTGCAGTGACTGGGactggggaggaggagggaaagaaggagaaggaccaagcaggagaggaagaaggaaagggagaggagggggaggaggaggtgggggaaGGGAATGGGGATGGGGGTAGGGAGGATGATTACCAGTACATGAACAAGCAGCCCAAGCTGAGAAAGTCTCTGCAGGGAGTGAGAGGGCAGGGGGGCAGGTCCCCGGGTTCGAGTGGCGGGAAGCAGGTTGGCGATCTGTATGAGTATGAAGAGATGGACGCTTTGGTCGTTGCGCCTGGGGGCGGGGGGCCTGTAGAGTACCAGAATCTcctggaggaggaagaggaggaggaggaggaggaggagggatggAGGGGTGGCAGGGGGGGCATAGGGGGTGGGTTTGTGAAGGTACGGGCTGGTGGGGGGGTCGAACGTGGGGGCGACTGCTCCTTCGACAACCCGGACTACTGGCACAGCCGTCTCTTCTTAAAACCCGATGCAGTACGCACCtga